In a genomic window of Schistocerca gregaria isolate iqSchGreg1 chromosome 5, iqSchGreg1.2, whole genome shotgun sequence:
- the LOC126272035 gene encoding beta-1,3-galactosyltransferase brn-like codes for MRLKPFRVNKKWILLFSVTMCFFGYFGLFTHLFERDYKTSFSYPYEGDIRRFVDQLKNNETPDVKPINVYNYSFISACTKKCSTPDKEVLRIVYIVKSALPNFHRRKAIRETWGFEKRFSDVQIRTVFVLGVTADDGKLLQEVQKESARHGDIVQANFIDDYFNNTIKTMMGISWAFEYCPNAQFYFFSDDDMYVSTKNVLRFIRNPAHYPEYLETPVISLRRREKRNVIEGRTSHDMQYNTSGQMIRRLHQFQDFELADDVVLFAGMTTTLSLHCEQV; via the coding sequence ATGAGATTAAAACCATTTCGTGTAAATAAGAAATGGATATTGTTATTTTCTGTGACTATGTGTTTCTTCGGCTATTTCGGGCTGTTCACTCATTTATTTGAACGAGATTATAAAACCAGCTTCAGCTACCCGTATGAGGGTGATATACGACGTTTTGTAGACCAGCTTAAGAATAACGAAACACCTGACGTTAAGCCAATCAATGTCTACAATTATAGTTTCATTTCTGCTTGCACGAAGAAGTGTAGCACTCCAGACAAAGAAGTCCTTCGAATAGTATACATTGTAAAATCCGCACTGCCTAATTTCCATCGCCGAAAGGCAATACGAGAAACTTGGGGATTTGAAAAGAGATTTTCTGACGTGCAAATCAGAACAGTTTTTGTTCTTGGTGTGACTGCAGATGATGGAAAACTGCTACAAGAAGTTCAGAAAGAAAGCGCAAGACATGGTGACATTGTGCAGGCAAACTTCATTGATGATTATTTCAATAACACTATTAAGACAATGATGGGAATCTCATGGGCTTTCGAATATTGCCCCAATGCGCAATTCTATTTTTTCAGTGATGATGACATGTATGTGTCAACAAAGAATGTATTGAGGTTTATACGGAATCCGGCTCACTACCCGGAATATTTAGAGACTCCTGTCATTTCACTAAGGAGACGCGAAAAACGGAACGTAATTGAAGGACGTACCTCACACGACATGCAatacaatacttctggtcagatgattcgACGCTTACATCAATTTCAAGATTTTGAATTGGCTGACGATGTTGTTTTATTTGCAGG